The following coding sequences lie in one Tichowtungia aerotolerans genomic window:
- a CDS encoding glutamate synthase-related protein, producing the protein MQTVKINDITPNDLPWTIEWSEDKCKMCGSCTAACTFGAIEAGVEGRGVTFSEGVAPNPQAAAKRAVPVIRQVADIKHRCTGCGMCEKVCPNRAIRPVRNEDNRWNFVNRSAGMPKRGGRSNLGVEDRTLDKIVVGRISQMTDPSLDALRHTFDMRAPFGRILPPEQLPLSVGPDGTLQMDKPLPTVNWIYPLVFSDMSIGALSTRCWEAISMATAYLNEECGIPIRMCSGEGGMPVSLLKSELLKYMILQIASGHFGWNRIIKAMPDMVADPAGIIIKIGQGAKPGDGGLLMAQKVAKHIQAIRGVPKSDLLSPPNHQGLYSIEESVQKMFLSLNAAFKFRVPVAIKTSATASSVSIYNNLLRDPYNIVGGYLIDGIQGGTGAANEISLDHTGHPVVSKVRDCYNAAVAQGRQGQIPLWAAGGIGLTGNAAADAFKVICLGANGVFVSKILLQLMGCVGNDRGRCNACNTGLCPAGLTTQEKKLVKRLDIDKAAQNIVDYVLAFDSEMKKMMAPIGNSSLPVGRSDALVSTDEAVANKLGIQYAC; encoded by the coding sequence ATGCAAACAGTAAAAATCAACGACATCACCCCGAACGACCTGCCGTGGACAATCGAATGGTCGGAAGACAAATGCAAGATGTGCGGCAGCTGCACGGCCGCCTGCACCTTCGGCGCCATCGAAGCCGGCGTTGAGGGCCGCGGCGTCACCTTCTCCGAAGGCGTCGCCCCCAACCCGCAGGCCGCCGCCAAACGCGCCGTCCCGGTCATCCGGCAGGTCGCCGACATCAAACACCGCTGCACCGGCTGCGGCATGTGCGAAAAGGTCTGCCCGAACCGCGCGATCCGCCCGGTCCGCAACGAGGACAACCGCTGGAACTTTGTCAACCGCTCCGCCGGCATGCCCAAGCGCGGCGGCCGCTCCAACCTCGGCGTCGAAGACCGCACGCTCGACAAAATCGTCGTCGGCCGCATCTCGCAGATGACCGACCCGTCGCTCGACGCGCTGCGCCACACCTTCGACATGCGCGCGCCCTTCGGCCGCATCCTTCCGCCCGAACAGCTCCCGCTGAGCGTCGGCCCCGACGGCACGCTCCAGATGGACAAGCCGCTGCCGACCGTCAACTGGATCTATCCGCTCGTCTTTTCGGACATGTCCATCGGCGCGCTCTCCACCCGCTGCTGGGAAGCCATCTCGATGGCGACCGCCTACCTCAACGAAGAGTGCGGCATTCCAATCCGCATGTGCTCCGGCGAGGGCGGCATGCCCGTCAGCCTGCTCAAGAGCGAACTGCTCAAATACATGATCCTGCAGATCGCCTCCGGCCACTTCGGCTGGAACCGCATCATCAAGGCGATGCCCGACATGGTCGCCGACCCGGCCGGCATCATCATCAAAATCGGCCAGGGGGCGAAGCCCGGCGACGGCGGATTGCTGATGGCCCAGAAAGTGGCCAAACACATTCAGGCGATCCGCGGCGTGCCGAAATCGGACCTGCTCTCGCCGCCGAACCATCAGGGACTCTACTCCATTGAGGAGTCGGTGCAGAAAATGTTCCTCTCCCTGAACGCGGCCTTCAAGTTCCGCGTGCCGGTCGCCATCAAAACCTCGGCCACCGCCAGCTCGGTCTCGATCTACAACAACCTGCTGCGCGACCCCTACAACATCGTCGGCGGCTACCTGATCGACGGCATCCAGGGCGGAACCGGCGCGGCGAACGAAATCTCGCTCGACCACACCGGGCACCCGGTCGTCTCCAAGGTGCGCGACTGCTACAACGCCGCCGTCGCCCAGGGGCGCCAGGGCCAGATCCCGCTGTGGGCCGCCGGCGGCATCGGACTGACCGGCAACGCCGCCGCCGACGCCTTCAAGGTGATCTGCCTCGGCGCCAACGGCGTCTTCGTTTCGAAAATCCTGCTGCAGCTCATGGGCTGCGTCGGCAACGACCGCGGCCGCTGCAACGCCTGCAACACCGGCCTCTGCCCGGCGGGCCTGACCACGCAGGAGAAGAAGCTGGTCAAGCGCCTCGACATCGACAAGGCCGCCCAGAACATTGTCGACTACGTGCTGGCCTTCGATTCCGAAATGAAAAAGATGATGGCGCCGATCGGCAACAGCTCGTTGCCGGTCGGACGCTCCGACGCGCTCGTCTCCACCGACGAAGCCGTCGCCAACAAACTCGGCATTCAGTACGCCTGCTAA
- a CDS encoding class II glutamine amidotransferase domain-containing protein produces MCRIGAIKSKDFVHPSTALCLMQSQQKGHDNSGFAMVMQDLGGVFADYKDKPLMSYACTDAGVKIVEDFMREKGFSLAFHWSPKKNDATGLDIELMQHYHFENWDYPKLMANAPQAEKEELLTGIRLELRRVLEDAGDKIGFVYSFWPDVLTLKEIGNPKDIGTYFDLWNKNDKLMAKIITVQCRQNTNYDIVRYAAHPFFNQGYTVLANGENTFYVKNKECQKNLHRSYIGFESDSQCFLYTLHYVHRQLKWPLTYFKHVITPLPFDQIETRDDAQVLLSIRQSLPHLEINGPNTIIGVLPDGTMINTCDSKKLRPVVIGREGDTVALSSEVCGLNDIMPNRDASKDIYTNERETVIINNDLEVLRCKQ; encoded by the coding sequence ATGTGCAGAATTGGTGCAATTAAAAGCAAAGATTTCGTTCATCCGTCCACCGCGCTCTGCCTGATGCAATCGCAGCAGAAGGGGCACGACAACTCCGGCTTCGCCATGGTGATGCAGGATCTCGGCGGCGTGTTTGCCGACTACAAGGACAAGCCGCTGATGTCCTACGCCTGCACCGATGCCGGCGTGAAGATTGTCGAGGACTTCATGCGCGAAAAAGGATTCTCCCTCGCGTTCCACTGGTCGCCGAAGAAAAATGACGCCACCGGCCTCGACATCGAACTGATGCAGCACTACCACTTCGAAAACTGGGACTATCCCAAACTGATGGCCAACGCCCCGCAGGCGGAAAAGGAGGAGCTGCTGACCGGCATCCGCCTCGAACTGCGCAGGGTGCTCGAAGACGCCGGCGACAAAATCGGCTTCGTCTACTCCTTCTGGCCGGACGTGCTGACGCTCAAGGAGATCGGCAACCCGAAGGATATCGGGACCTACTTCGACCTCTGGAACAAGAACGACAAGCTGATGGCGAAAATCATCACCGTCCAGTGCCGCCAGAACACCAACTACGACATCGTCCGCTACGCCGCGCACCCCTTCTTCAACCAGGGCTACACCGTGCTGGCCAACGGCGAAAACACCTTCTACGTCAAAAACAAAGAGTGCCAGAAAAACCTGCACCGCTCCTACATCGGCTTCGAGTCCGACTCGCAGTGCTTCCTCTACACCCTGCACTACGTCCACCGCCAGCTGAAGTGGCCGCTCACCTACTTCAAGCACGTCATCACCCCGCTGCCGTTCGACCAGATCGAAACGCGCGACGACGCCCAGGTCCTGCTCTCGATCCGCCAGTCGCTGCCGCACCTGGAAATCAACGGCCCGAACACCATCATCGGCGTCCTGCCCGACGGAACGATGATCAACACCTGCGACTCAAAAAAACTGCGGCCCGTCGTCATCGGCCGGGAGGGCGACACCGTGGCCCTCTCCTCCGAGGTCTGCGGACTCAACGACATCATGCCGAACCGCGACGCGTCCAAAGACATCTACACCAACGAGCGCGAGACGGTCATCATCAACAACGACCTGGAGGTCCTGCGATGCAAACAGTAA
- a CDS encoding chromate transporter — translation MTLLNLYLTFFKIGLFTIGGGLASLPLLQESVVNSGMIRQTEFIDMVAISQSTPGPIGINMATFAGFKLAGIAGGFVATLGIISPSLIIIMIIAAWMKNFASRPAVKGVMSGIRPAALGLIASAAWFILQKALFIPVSPDGESAFSIPALLLFAGLALAYRLKPASPILYIVAGGALGLLIF, via the coding sequence ATGACTCTGTTGAACCTCTATCTGACCTTTTTCAAAATCGGCCTGTTCACCATCGGCGGCGGACTGGCCAGCCTGCCGCTGCTGCAGGAATCAGTCGTGAACAGCGGCATGATCCGCCAGACCGAGTTTATTGACATGGTCGCCATCAGCCAGTCCACGCCGGGCCCCATCGGCATCAACATGGCCACCTTTGCAGGCTTTAAGCTCGCCGGAATCGCCGGGGGATTCGTCGCGACTCTCGGAATAATCTCCCCTTCACTGATCATCATCATGATAATTGCCGCATGGATGAAGAACTTTGCGTCCCGCCCGGCGGTAAAAGGCGTCATGAGCGGAATCCGCCCGGCAGCGCTCGGGCTGATCGCCTCGGCCGCATGGTTTATTCTCCAGAAAGCGCTGTTCATTCCGGTCTCGCCTGACGGTGAATCCGCCTTCAGTATTCCCGCGCTGCTCCTGTTTGCCGGACTCGCTCTGGCATATCGCCTCAAGCCCGCCTCGCCGATTCTATACATCGTCGCCGGCGGCGCGCTGGGACTGCTGATTTTCTAA
- a CDS encoding chromate transporter produces the protein MKKLLNEMAVLYSLFFRIGLFSVGGGYVMLPMLRSELVEKRGWADDRELLDYYAIGQATPGIIAINTATFIGFKRCGIAGAVAATAGMVTPSLIIILLIAALIPSIQANPFVQKAFKGIRVAVAMLLAGTLISLARKSWKSPWEIALTAGAFAAVVAFGAAPVPIILAAGAAGWLFSRKRRARA, from the coding sequence ATGAAGAAATTACTGAATGAAATGGCTGTTCTCTACAGCCTGTTTTTTCGGATCGGGCTGTTCTCGGTCGGCGGAGGCTACGTGATGCTGCCGATGCTGCGCAGCGAACTGGTCGAAAAACGGGGATGGGCCGACGACCGGGAACTGCTCGATTACTACGCAATCGGCCAGGCCACCCCCGGAATTATCGCCATCAATACCGCCACCTTTATCGGCTTTAAACGCTGCGGCATTGCCGGAGCCGTGGCCGCAACCGCCGGAATGGTCACCCCGTCGCTGATCATCATTCTGCTGATTGCCGCGCTGATCCCGTCCATACAGGCCAACCCATTCGTCCAAAAAGCCTTCAAAGGAATCCGCGTGGCCGTGGCCATGCTGCTCGCAGGAACCCTGATTTCACTGGCCCGAAAAAGCTGGAAGAGCCCCTGGGAGATTGCTTTAACGGCCGGCGCCTTTGCGGCCGTCGTAGCCTTCGGCGCCGCCCCGGTCCCGATCATTCTCGCCGCCGGCGCCGCCGGCTGGCTTTTCTCCCGCAAACGAAGGGCCAGGGCATGA
- a CDS encoding phosphoglycerate kinase — protein sequence MNKMTIRDLDVKGKKVLMRVDFNVPVKDGVVGDDTRITAALPSINYVLENGGSLILMSHCGRPKGEKNMEFTLKPAADRLAELVDAKVTLAPDVIGPEVKTLVDAIQPGEIVVLENVRFYKEEEGKGCTPEEQDAFAKELASYGDVYVSDAFGTAHRAHASMAVVTKYIDQCAAGFLLEKEIEYLGKTLEAPEKPFVAIIGGAKISGKIDVVTNLMDKCDAILIGGGMAYTFYKAMGKDIGGSLVEEDKIELAGEILKQAEGKGVKLMLPVDNIVADAFSADANTKTVGDSIEDGWMALDIGPETIKAYCAEVAGAKTVVWNGPMGCFEMAPFANGTFSVCEAVANSDSISIIGGGDSVSAVKKSGVADKMSHVSTGGGASLEFMEGKQLPGIVALTDKA from the coding sequence ATGAATAAAATGACGATTCGTGATCTCGACGTGAAGGGCAAAAAGGTCCTCATGCGTGTAGACTTTAATGTGCCGGTGAAAGACGGCGTGGTTGGCGACGACACCCGCATTACCGCGGCGCTTCCGTCCATCAACTATGTTCTCGAAAACGGCGGCTCGCTCATTCTGATGAGCCACTGCGGGCGCCCGAAAGGCGAAAAGAACATGGAGTTCACTCTTAAGCCGGCCGCTGATCGCCTCGCGGAGCTGGTTGACGCTAAAGTTACCCTCGCTCCCGACGTGATCGGTCCGGAAGTGAAAACCCTCGTGGATGCGATCCAGCCCGGCGAAATCGTTGTGCTCGAAAATGTCCGCTTCTATAAGGAAGAAGAAGGGAAGGGCTGTACTCCGGAAGAACAGGACGCGTTTGCCAAAGAACTCGCCTCCTACGGCGATGTTTATGTTTCCGACGCGTTCGGAACCGCTCACCGCGCCCATGCCTCTATGGCCGTTGTCACCAAATACATCGACCAGTGCGCCGCCGGCTTCCTGCTCGAAAAGGAAATTGAATACCTCGGCAAAACGCTCGAAGCTCCGGAAAAACCGTTTGTGGCCATCATCGGCGGTGCCAAAATTTCCGGTAAAATCGACGTGGTCACCAACCTGATGGACAAATGCGACGCCATTCTGATCGGCGGCGGCATGGCCTACACCTTCTATAAAGCCATGGGCAAAGATATCGGTGGTTCACTTGTTGAAGAGGATAAAATCGAACTCGCCGGCGAAATCCTGAAACAGGCCGAAGGAAAAGGTGTGAAGCTGATGCTTCCGGTCGACAACATCGTCGCCGATGCTTTCTCTGCTGATGCCAACACCAAAACCGTCGGCGACAGCATCGAAGACGGCTGGATGGCTCTCGATATCGGACCGGAAACCATCAAAGCCTATTGCGCTGAAGTGGCCGGAGCCAAAACCGTCGTTTGGAACGGCCCGATGGGCTGCTTCGAAATGGCGCCGTTTGCCAACGGAACCTTCTCTGTCTGCGAAGCGGTTGCCAACTCCGACAGCATCAGCATCATCGGTGGCGGCGACTCTGTTTCCGCTGTGAAGAAATCCGGTGTGGCTGATAAAATGAGCCATGTCTCCACCGGTGGCGGCGCCTCCCTCGAATTCATGGAAGGCAAACAGCTTCCCGGCATTGTCGCTTTGACTGACAAAGCGTAA
- a CDS encoding AraC family transcriptional regulator — translation MKEIISYGHFRCTDLAPHKNRGMEITYVEKGMLEWMVEGTQEKVESGSIFFTLPWQVHGSLNPKEPDNQVWHILFHLKEDYPRPRKQFRFPENLGFSTKEMKTLSSVFSSSAQHCFSATPAMRQLMPELIGELQSSHDLRAAHSISLLRMVLVELKRIVTGEAVNTDNHNWSEKKVQSLLAQLSSNCDQQWTLREMAEHCGIQRTRLNTVFQKLTGSTPMEYLGRLRMERAKTLLRETDIKIIDIAFECGFSSSQYFANTFKNVTGMTPSQYRTHATGLTEAELKKWSNVDFRSDQEELQRIQRLTEN, via the coding sequence ATGAAAGAAATCATCAGCTATGGACATTTCCGCTGTACGGATCTTGCTCCGCATAAGAACCGGGGCATGGAAATCACCTATGTGGAAAAAGGAATGCTGGAATGGATGGTGGAGGGCACTCAGGAAAAAGTGGAATCGGGCTCGATCTTTTTCACTCTGCCGTGGCAGGTGCACGGAAGCCTGAATCCCAAGGAACCGGACAACCAGGTCTGGCATATTCTCTTTCACCTGAAGGAAGATTACCCCCGCCCCCGCAAACAGTTCCGCTTCCCCGAAAATCTCGGATTCAGCACAAAGGAAATGAAAACGCTCAGCTCCGTTTTCTCATCCAGCGCCCAACACTGCTTCAGCGCGACACCGGCCATGCGGCAACTGATGCCGGAACTGATCGGTGAACTGCAGAGCTCTCATGATCTGCGCGCAGCCCATTCCATCAGCCTGCTTCGCATGGTGCTGGTGGAACTGAAACGCATCGTCACCGGCGAAGCAGTCAACACAGACAATCACAACTGGTCCGAAAAAAAAGTGCAAAGCCTGCTGGCTCAGCTCTCCTCCAACTGCGACCAGCAGTGGACGCTGAGAGAAATGGCGGAGCACTGCGGCATCCAGCGCACCCGGCTCAACACGGTCTTCCAGAAACTGACCGGAAGCACTCCGATGGAATACCTCGGGCGACTTCGAATGGAACGCGCCAAAACCCTGCTGCGGGAAACCGACATAAAAATCATCGATATCGCCTTCGAATGCGGCTTCAGTTCCAGCCAGTATTTTGCAAACACCTTCAAAAACGTCACCGGCATGACGCCCTCTCAGTACCGCACCCACGCCACCGGCCTCACCGAAGCGGAACTGAAAAAATGGTCCAACGTCGACTTCCGAAGCGATCAGGAGGAACTGCAGCGCATCCAAAGACTCACCGAGAACTGA
- a CDS encoding arylsulfatase — translation MSRRPNIIFILCDQMRGDCLGSDGNPVIQTPNLDRLAGQGTRFLHAYSAVPSCIPSRAILWSGQSQWHTGVLGMNRDDVIPCDFPHTLAGELTAAGYQTQLVGKGHFEPQRASMGFEQTVLDESGRMPDSDFRQWFSLHAPAGVTPDDHGVGWNSWHACAWHTDEALHPTSWTVSRSIEFLKEHDRGRPFFLNISFARPHSPYDPPARWFSCYERQELPDAFVGDWAQMHDDPETAKKEDAWRGTMSPEQVHRARSGYYGSISFMDEQIGRLLEWMEREIPDELENTWFLFLSDHGDMLGDHNLWRKTYAYEGSARVPFLIAPPKKMQGDVRLVADEVVELRDVMPTVLGMAGVPVPSAVDGRSLIPLLNAPAEDWRTYIHGEHRACYSPEQEMHYVTDGRRKFIWLPRIQREQFFDLEADPGEYEDLIEGANRQGEIQRWRGYLIRELESRRCGWVKNGKLVAPDSEPLVSPFEKHRWTGSD, via the coding sequence ATGAGCAGGAGGCCCAATATCATTTTCATTCTGTGTGATCAGATGCGCGGAGATTGTCTTGGCTCGGACGGGAATCCGGTGATACAGACTCCAAATCTGGATCGTTTGGCCGGGCAGGGGACCCGTTTTCTCCACGCTTACTCTGCTGTTCCGTCATGCATTCCTTCCCGCGCGATCCTTTGGTCCGGACAGAGTCAGTGGCACACTGGAGTGCTGGGAATGAACCGGGACGATGTGATTCCCTGCGATTTTCCTCACACGCTTGCCGGCGAACTGACGGCCGCCGGTTATCAGACGCAGCTGGTTGGTAAGGGGCATTTTGAGCCGCAGCGTGCATCGATGGGGTTTGAACAGACGGTGCTTGATGAATCCGGCCGTATGCCTGACAGCGATTTCCGTCAGTGGTTCAGCCTGCACGCTCCCGCGGGTGTCACGCCGGACGACCATGGAGTCGGCTGGAATTCGTGGCATGCCTGCGCATGGCATACAGATGAGGCGCTCCATCCAACATCCTGGACGGTCAGCCGGTCAATTGAGTTTCTGAAAGAGCATGACCGCGGTCGTCCGTTTTTCCTCAACATCTCTTTTGCCCGGCCCCATTCGCCGTACGATCCGCCGGCCCGCTGGTTCTCCTGTTATGAACGGCAGGAGCTTCCCGACGCATTCGTCGGTGACTGGGCGCAGATGCATGATGATCCCGAAACGGCGAAGAAGGAAGATGCCTGGCGCGGAACGATGTCGCCGGAGCAGGTTCATCGGGCACGGTCGGGATATTACGGATCGATTTCATTCATGGATGAGCAGATCGGACGGTTGCTTGAGTGGATGGAGCGGGAGATTCCGGACGAATTGGAGAACACCTGGTTTCTGTTTCTGTCGGATCACGGCGATATGCTGGGCGATCACAACCTGTGGCGTAAAACCTATGCCTATGAAGGGAGTGCGCGGGTTCCGTTTTTGATTGCACCTCCAAAAAAAATGCAGGGTGATGTTCGTTTGGTTGCTGATGAAGTGGTGGAGCTGCGTGATGTGATGCCGACAGTCCTGGGCATGGCCGGTGTGCCGGTTCCCTCCGCCGTGGATGGTAGAAGCCTGATTCCTCTGTTAAATGCTCCGGCAGAGGATTGGCGCACGTATATTCACGGAGAGCACCGAGCCTGTTATTCACCGGAACAGGAAATGCATTATGTTACAGACGGTCGGCGCAAATTTATCTGGTTGCCCCGTATTCAACGGGAACAGTTCTTCGACCTGGAAGCCGATCCCGGCGAATATGAGGATCTGATTGAGGGGGCAAATCGGCAGGGTGAAATTCAGCGTTGGCGCGGATACCTGATTCGGGAGCTTGAGTCCCGGAGATGCGGGTGGGTTAAAAATGGAAAGCTGGTAGCACCCGATTCGGAGCCGCTGGTGTCACCGTTTGAAAAACATCGCTGGACCGGTTCGGATTAA
- a CDS encoding CehA/McbA family metallohydrolase, with protein MNNKPSSVLGTRHSRIFALNDLQAYHGTGLLDMTFWLPGTETEPRRLWMLTPATAPVVRVNDSEFPPRDNANPRGFRWVDYGVVDMPLGFSQLRVSGISVPEAASSHLVVSSDPEMTFSNEMLEEAERKLWGISRAEAGKTTISPSRVPVGEPVTFTVRYEAGPCGLPAGALVRFSIPKAFDLPQTGNPEATGFTIISPGTPVQICTIESSEESHEKTDIICRLDQPFAAGDTFELSYRTDRTFLFPQIWSESERKYWYSNTPPLNAATALGNGRLPVSLLPGNTHSVTFAAGPPERLHLTLPGRRFCTEQQLELRGVFTDHFRNIPEGGAPDTDFDVLLLTDGREVWSTAPQNCFASHHTFRIVLPSLTPGVYRAEARKKNGKLLARSNPMELLPEDSTTEPIFWGEIHAHTERSDGSGTYEKLWRHAREVGCLEFAAAADHACYFSDNEWRWMQDVTNRQNEKGRFVTLVGYEWAGRQVHRNVYTSRERLQLFRGMYGPQRNLNTVWNHFHGDREVVGGPHGGLAHGLKWDLHDPDVERFIEIYSMWGASDIRDNPLIPNFAKTNPNGLSANDLLQQGAKLGFTGGGDCHEAHPGFSSEDPNRQGQTPHAFAAVLLYRCGLTAAVMPELSRKAMIHALRERKTYATTGARMLLDFNVSGIPMGSEGSADIIRCQATVHAQDALQTVEIIRNGETVWKQDAAEFDTEIEWEDPAAPARESYFYLHVIQKDGQQAWSSPVWITAG; from the coding sequence ATGAACAACAAACCGAGCAGCGTTTTAGGAACACGGCACAGCCGGATTTTTGCATTGAATGACCTGCAGGCCTATCACGGCACCGGCCTGCTGGACATGACATTCTGGCTGCCCGGAACAGAAACGGAACCGCGCCGCCTCTGGATGCTGACGCCCGCCACAGCGCCGGTCGTCCGGGTCAACGACAGCGAATTTCCGCCACGTGACAATGCAAACCCACGCGGTTTTCGCTGGGTTGATTACGGAGTGGTCGACATGCCGCTCGGATTCTCGCAGCTTCGGGTCAGCGGGATATCCGTGCCGGAAGCAGCCAGCTCGCACCTGGTGGTCTCTTCAGACCCGGAAATGACCTTCAGCAATGAAATGCTGGAGGAGGCCGAACGGAAGCTCTGGGGAATAAGCCGCGCAGAAGCAGGGAAAACGACCATCAGCCCGTCACGGGTTCCGGTCGGCGAGCCGGTCACCTTCACCGTACGGTACGAAGCCGGCCCCTGCGGACTGCCCGCCGGAGCGCTGGTCCGCTTTTCCATTCCCAAGGCATTTGATTTGCCGCAGACCGGCAATCCGGAAGCAACAGGCTTCACTATTATTTCCCCAGGCACACCGGTTCAGATCTGCACGATCGAGTCTTCGGAAGAATCCCACGAAAAAACGGATATCATCTGTCGGCTCGACCAGCCGTTTGCCGCAGGCGATACGTTTGAACTGAGCTATCGAACAGACCGGACGTTTTTGTTTCCCCAGATCTGGTCTGAAAGCGAACGTAAATACTGGTATTCCAACACACCGCCCCTGAATGCAGCAACAGCTCTCGGCAACGGCCGCCTGCCGGTCAGCCTGCTTCCCGGAAACACCCACTCGGTCACATTTGCTGCAGGACCTCCGGAACGGCTGCACCTGACTCTCCCCGGCCGGCGGTTCTGCACCGAACAACAACTGGAGCTGCGCGGAGTATTCACCGACCACTTTCGCAACATTCCGGAAGGCGGCGCACCGGACACCGATTTCGACGTACTGCTGCTGACCGACGGCCGGGAGGTCTGGTCGACCGCGCCGCAAAACTGCTTTGCATCACACCACACCTTCCGCATCGTCCTGCCTTCGCTCACGCCCGGGGTGTACCGGGCCGAAGCGCGCAAAAAAAACGGCAAGCTGCTGGCGCGCAGCAACCCGATGGAACTGCTGCCGGAGGACAGCACGACCGAACCGATCTTCTGGGGCGAAATTCATGCGCATACCGAACGAAGCGACGGCTCCGGAACTTATGAGAAACTGTGGCGCCACGCGCGCGAAGTCGGCTGCCTGGAATTTGCAGCGGCGGCGGATCACGCCTGCTATTTTTCCGACAATGAATGGCGCTGGATGCAGGATGTTACCAACCGGCAGAATGAAAAAGGACGGTTTGTAACACTGGTCGGCTACGAATGGGCCGGACGGCAGGTTCACCGGAACGTCTACACATCCCGCGAGCGGCTTCAGCTGTTTCGCGGAATGTACGGGCCGCAGCGCAACCTTAACACGGTCTGGAACCATTTTCACGGCGACCGCGAGGTTGTCGGCGGACCGCACGGCGGGCTGGCGCACGGACTGAAGTGGGACCTCCATGATCCCGACGTGGAGCGGTTTATTGAAATCTATTCCATGTGGGGCGCGAGCGATATCCGCGACAACCCGCTGATCCCGAATTTTGCAAAAACCAACCCCAACGGACTCAGCGCAAACGATCTTCTGCAGCAAGGCGCAAAGCTCGGCTTCACCGGCGGCGGCGACTGCCACGAAGCCCATCCCGGCTTTTCTTCAGAAGATCCGAACCGACAGGGTCAAACCCCGCATGCCTTTGCCGCGGTACTGCTCTATCGCTGCGGACTTACCGCCGCCGTTATGCCGGAGCTTTCCCGCAAAGCCATGATCCACGCCCTGCGCGAACGGAAGACTTATGCGACCACCGGCGCGCGAATGCTGCTCGACTTCAATGTATCAGGCATCCCGATGGGTAGCGAAGGATCGGCAGACATCATCCGCTGCCAAGCGACCGTACACGCTCAAGATGCGCTGCAAACCGTGGAAATCATCCGCAACGGAGAAACCGTCTGGAAACAGGATGCTGCCGAATTCGATACAGAAATTGAATGGGAAGATCCTGCAGCCCCGGCCAGGGAGTCTTATTTCTATCTGCACGTCATCCAGAAGGACGGTCAGCAGGCCTGGTCCAGCCCGGTATGGATCACTGCTGGTTGA